A genomic window from Companilactobacillus alimentarius DSM 20249 includes:
- a CDS encoding ribonuclease H family protein: MQKYYAVRHGRKPGIYLTWPECKKQVEGFTGARYKSFPDKAQAQAFLDGKDSYSKKKTTKQKVSNIEDFDIVVYTDGGSRNHGNVKGGHVKDSDRAAWAYHINNHGQVYEGTDGEFGATNNRMEIMALIQSIKRLNELKINQQNAIFVLDSQYVLNAITKNWLNGWKRRGFKKADGKVVANVELWRELDQLLPTVPKKTFEWTKGHAENVGNNRVDQLLNETMDKM, translated from the coding sequence TTGCAAAAATATTATGCAGTACGACACGGAAGAAAACCAGGAATCTATTTAACATGGCCTGAATGTAAGAAACAAGTCGAAGGATTTACTGGAGCAAGATACAAAAGTTTTCCAGACAAAGCCCAAGCACAAGCTTTTCTTGACGGCAAAGATTCCTATAGTAAAAAGAAAACTACTAAGCAAAAAGTTTCTAATATCGAAGATTTTGACATAGTAGTTTATACCGATGGTGGTTCGAGAAACCACGGTAACGTTAAAGGTGGACACGTGAAAGATTCTGATAGAGCCGCTTGGGCCTATCACATCAACAATCACGGCCAAGTATATGAAGGGACTGACGGTGAATTTGGAGCAACTAATAACCGCATGGAGATAATGGCCCTAATTCAGAGTATTAAACGATTAAATGAGCTTAAAATCAACCAACAAAATGCGATATTTGTCTTAGATTCACAATATGTCCTCAACGCAATTACTAAGAATTGGCTCAACGGCTGGAAAAGAAGAGGCTTCAAAAAAGCTGATGGAAAAGTTGTAGCAAATGTGGAATTGTGGAGAGAATTGGATCAACTGTTACCGACTGTACCGAAGAAAACTTTTGAATGGACTAAGGGGCACGCTGAAAATGTCGGCAATAACCGTGTGGATCAACTATTGAATGAAACCATGGATAAAATGTAA
- a CDS encoding ASCH domain-containing protein: MDIPTYWKNFKQQHSEVTTDDYEAFSLGNPNDIAQQDSLAHLISDGIKTATTSAYDLYAQDESDPLPKVGEYGIILDGHQQPLCITKTVVVEIVPFLQVSAEHAYHEGEGPRTLDYWRKEHWKFFKNEYKEEHHEFNEELPCVCEVYKLVYK, from the coding sequence ATGGATATTCCAACTTATTGGAAAAATTTTAAACAGCAACATTCAGAAGTCACTACTGACGACTACGAAGCCTTTTCTCTTGGCAATCCAAATGATATTGCACAACAGGATAGTTTGGCACATTTAATCAGTGACGGCATAAAAACTGCTACAACTTCAGCTTATGACCTCTATGCCCAAGACGAAAGCGATCCTTTGCCTAAAGTTGGCGAATACGGAATTATCTTGGATGGTCATCAACAACCACTTTGTATCACTAAAACTGTGGTCGTTGAAATCGTTCCTTTCCTACAAGTTTCCGCTGAACACGCCTACCACGAAGGTGAAGGTCCACGAACTTTGGATTATTGGCGTAAAGAGCATTGGAAGTTTTTCAAGAACGAATATAAAGAGGAACATCATGAGTTCAATGAAGAATTACCTTGCGTTTGTGAAGTTTACAAACTAGTTTATAAATAA
- a CDS encoding alpha/beta hydrolase, which yields MKKGQWPILYIHGFRGGDYTTHKMIESALKSNGKTKDQFLKAIIDWRGKVTYEDTWTEDEHPIVQVVFQNKWVGSNQMAYWLARLLFDLRLKHEFTTYDAIGHSLGAVSLVLVNLKEKMRPYMPRLKKLVLIAAPFNGIIGLGDLPNINRIKPNGRPAFMSPTYFRIFMNKNSISDDLRVLNIFGNVGDHSNSDKYISVTSAKSISYILKPRVKEYTEYLIKGSNAEHSMLHDDSEILKMVNGFIYYNPLS from the coding sequence ATGAAAAAAGGGCAATGGCCGATTCTTTATATCCACGGATTCCGTGGTGGAGATTATACGACTCATAAAATGATTGAATCAGCTTTAAAAAGCAATGGTAAAACAAAGGACCAATTTCTCAAAGCAATAATTGATTGGCGAGGAAAGGTTACATATGAAGACACTTGGACTGAAGATGAGCATCCTATTGTTCAGGTAGTTTTTCAAAATAAATGGGTCGGCAGCAACCAAATGGCATATTGGTTGGCAAGACTATTATTTGACTTACGCTTAAAACATGAATTCACTACCTATGATGCAATTGGTCACTCACTTGGTGCGGTTTCACTAGTACTAGTCAACCTAAAGGAAAAAATGCGTCCCTATATGCCAAGATTAAAAAAATTGGTACTCATAGCGGCTCCGTTCAACGGTATTATCGGTCTAGGTGATCTTCCCAACATTAACCGGATCAAGCCGAATGGGCGTCCCGCTTTTATGAGTCCGACGTATTTTAGAATTTTTATGAATAAAAATAGTATTTCAGACGATTTACGAGTTTTGAACATTTTTGGAAATGTCGGCGATCACTCAAATAGTGACAAATACATCTCCGTTACATCTGCTAAGTCTATTTCATACATTCTCAAGCCTAGAGTTAAGGAATACACTGAATATCTCATTAAGGGCTCAAACGCAGAACACTCAATGCTTCATGATGATTCAGAGATTCTAAAAATGGTCAACGGGTTCATTTACTATAATCCGCTGTCATAA